In Zingiber officinale cultivar Zhangliang chromosome 1A, Zo_v1.1, whole genome shotgun sequence, a genomic segment contains:
- the LOC122030734 gene encoding DNA topoisomerase 1 beta-like: MTTPNNLLNCEPTPSARPSEAEPLPWHAHRHPFLLLFLRCLTPSRVGNFRVEPPGLFRGRGEHPKMGKLKNRIKPRDITINIGKDAPIPECSIPGERWKEVKHDNNVTWLAFWNDPINPKEFKYVFLAASSSLKGQSDKEKYEKARIIYKIFEETIQEILIVKIQQSGK, from the exons ATGACGACGCCCAACAACCTTCTCAACTGCGAGCCCACACCCTCCGCCCGACCCTCGGAGGCAGAGCCATTACCTTGGCACGCCCATCGCcaccccttcctcctcctcttcctccgctGCCTAACTCCTTCAAGG GTTGGGAACTTCAGAGTGGAACCACCAGGGTTATTTCGTGGCCGAGGAGAGCATCCAAAG ATGGGAAAACTAAAAAACAGAATTAAGCCAAGAGATATTACAATCAATATAGGAAAAGATGCACCAATTCCGGAATGCTCAATACCTGGTGAAAG ATGGAAAGAAGTAAAACATGATAATAATGTCACATGGTTGGCATTCTGGAATGATCCCATAAATCCAAAAGAGTTCAAGTATGTCTTTCTGGCAGCGAGTAGTTCATTAAAAGGGCAAAGTGACAAAGAGAAATATGAGAAAGCCAG GATTATATACAAAATATTTGAAGAAACTATACAAGAGATTTTAATAGTAAAGATCCAACAAAGCGGCAAATAG